One stretch of Arachis hypogaea cultivar Tifrunner chromosome 20, arahy.Tifrunner.gnm2.J5K5, whole genome shotgun sequence DNA includes these proteins:
- the LOC112783446 gene encoding dolichyl-diphosphooligosaccharide--protein glycosyltransferase subunit 4A, whose amino-acid sequence MIDDEVLGFLANFLGIFIFALVIAYHLVVADPKYEAS is encoded by the coding sequence ATGATTGATGATGAAGTCTTGGGATTCCTTGCCAACTTTCTTGGCATTTTCATTTTTGCTTTGGTTATAGCATATCACTTGGTCGTGGCCGACCCCAAATATGAAGCTAGCTAG
- the LOC112783266 gene encoding 5-oxoprolinase 1, producing the protein MGSCNEGKIRFCIDRGGTFTDIYAEIPGQANGKVLKLLSVDPANYDDAPVEGIRRILEEYTGERIPRNLKIPTDKIEWIRMGTTVATNALLERKGERIALCVTRGFRDLLYIGKQTRPNIFDLTVTKPSNLYEEVVEIDERIELIHEKEEEYTKQSYSANLVKGISGDLVRVVNQPKEEELKPLLKGLLEKGINSLAVVFMHSYTYPQHEVIVGKLAESLGFRHVSLSSALSPMVRAVPRGLTATVDAYLSPVIKEYLSGFITKFDETHGKVNVLFMQSDGGLAPENRFSGHKAVLSGPAGGVVGYSQTLFGIETSKPLIGFDMGGTSTDVSRYAGQYEQVLETQIAGVIIQATQLDINTVAAGGGSKLKFQFGTFRVGPESVGAQPGPVCYRKGGELAVTDANLILGYIIPDHFPCIFGPKEDQPLDINTTREEFRKLAKQVNSYRRNQDPDATDMTIEEIAQGFVDVANETMCRPIRQLTEMKGHETRNHALACFGGAGPQHACAIARALGMNEILIHKFCGILSAYGMGLADVVEEVQEPYSAVYGSDSLLEVSQRESLLIKEVKQKLKEQGFKEDNIVTQTYLNLRYEGTDTSIMVKQEFEGGNASDYAAEFSKQFRHEYGFDLQNRNILISDVRVRGIGVTNILKPQPQAPASGNPEIEGNYPVYFGSWHDSPLYKLENLGYGHVILGPAIIMNGNSTVIVEPNCRATITKYGNIKIEIEAPLSTAKVAEKAADVVQLSIFNHRFMGIAEQMGRTLQRTSISTNIKERLDFSCALFGPDGGLVANAPHIPAHLGAMSTTVSWHLKYWGENLNEGDVLLTNHPCAGGSHLPDMTVITPIFHNGKLVFFVANRGHHAEIGGITPGSMPPLSKFIWEEGATIFAFKLVEKGIFQEEGIVKLLQFPSADEAPYKIPGTRRIQDNLSDLRAQIAANQRGINLVGELIEQYGLETVQDYMNYVRLNAEEAVREMLKSIVPRIKSQTAIPGGENSNILTVEEEDYMDDGSVIHLKLTIDSDKGEAVFDFSGTSEEVYGNWNAPKAVAAAAVIYSLRCLVDADIPLNQGCLAPVKIHIPPGSFLSPSDKAAVVSGNVLTSQRLTDVILTAFQACACSQGCMSNLTFGDDTFGYYETIGGGAGAGPTWDGTSGVHVHMTNSQITDVEILEQRYAVIVHKFGIRENSGGDGYHKGGNGIVREIEFKCPVTLSILSERRVHAPRGLKGGKNGARGANFLIRKDNRKIYIGGKNTVQAQAGDIIQILTPGGGGWGFPK; encoded by the coding sequence ATGGGAAGTTGCAATGAGGGAAAAATAAGGTTCTGCATTGACAGAGGTGGCACCTTCACTGATATTTATGCTGAAATTCCTGGACAAGCCAATGGCAAAGTGCTAAAACTTCTCTCAGTTGATCCAGCCAACTATGATGATGCTCCGGTTGAAGGAATTAGGAGGATCCTTGAAGAATACACCGGGGAAAGAATTCCTCGAAACTTGAAAATTCCTACTGATAAGATAGAGTGGATTCGGATGGGGACAACTGTGGCAACAAATGCACTTTTAGAGAGAAAAGGAGAAAGAATTGCTCTGTGTGTGACTCGTGGCTTTCGCGACCTTCTTTACATTGGCAAGCAGACTCGTCCTAACATATTCGACCTTACtgtcacaaaaccatcaaatcTTTATGAGGAGGTGGTAGAGATAGATGAAAGAATTGAGCTGATCCatgagaaggaggaagaataCACAAAGCAGTCTTATTCTGCAAATTTAGTTAAGGGAATTTCAGGTGATCTTGTTAGAGTTGTGAATCAGCCTAAGGAAGAAGAACTGAAACCTTTGTTGAAAGGCTTGTTGGAGAAAGGGATAAACAGTTTGGCTGTTGTGTTTATGCATTCCTAcacttatcctcaacatgaagtGATTGTTGGTAAGCTGGCTGAGAGCCTCGGATTCAGACATGTTTCTTTGTCATCGGCTTTGAGTCCGATGGTTCGAGCAGTTCCTAGAGGCCTAACAGCTACTGTGGATGCTTATTTGAGTCCAGTCATTAAAGAGTACTTGTCAGGGTTCATAACTAAATTTGATGAGACTCATGGGAAGGTGAATGTTCTGTTTATGCAATCAGATGGAGGGCTAGCACCAGAAAATCGATTCTCTGGTCACAAAGCAGTTCTATCTGGCCCTGCGGGTGGCGTTGTTGGTTACTCCCAAACACTTTTTGGGATTGAAACAAGCAAGCCCTTGATTGGATTTGATATGGGAGGCACTTCTACTGATGTGAGCCGTTACGCTGGACAATATGAACAGGTTCTTGAAACTCAGATTGCTGGAGTTATAATACAAGCAACTCAACTTGACATAAACACTGTCGCTGCTGGTGGTGGATCTAAGTTGAAGTTTCAGTTTGGTACTTTTCGCGTAGGGCCAGAATCCGTTGGTGCTCAACCTGGTCCTGTTTGCTATAGGAAGGGTGGAGAATTGGCAGTTACAGATGCCAATTTGATCTTAGGATATATTATCCCTGATCATTTTCCTTGCATTTTTGGTCCAAAAGAGGATCAGCCTCTAGACATCAATACAACTAGAGAGGAATTTCGGAAGCTTGCCAAACAAGTAAATTCCTACAGAAGAAACCAGGATCCAGATGCAACAGACATGACTATTGAAGAGATTGCACAAGGATTTGTGGACGTTGCGAATGAAACAATGTGTCGTCCAATACGGCAATTGACTGAGATGAAAGGCCATGAGACAAGGAACCATGCTCTTGCTTGCTTCGGTGGTGCTGGACCCCAGCATGCTTGTGCCATTGCCAGGGCACTGGGCATGAATGAGATACTTATTCACAAGTTTTGTGGGATCTTAAGTGCATATGGAATGGGACTAGCTGATGTTGTTGAAGAGGTACAAGAGCCATATTCTGCTGTATATGGTTCTGATTCTCTCCTTGAAGTGTCCCAAAGAGAATCCTTGCTGATAAAAGAGGTAAAGCAGAAGTTGAAAGAACAAGGATTCAAGGAGGATAACATAGTGACACAAACATATTTGAATTTGAGGTACGAAGGGACAGACACCTCAATCATGGTTAAACAAGAATTTGAAGGTGGAAATGCAAGTGACTATGCTGCAGAATTTTCGAAGCAGTTCAGGCACGAGTATGGATTTGATCTACAGAACAGGAATATCCTCATCTCTGATGTTAGAGTCCGCGGGATAGGAGTTACTAACATATTGAAGCCACAGCCTCAGGCACCTGCTTCTGGAAATCCTGAAATTGAAGGTAATTACCCGGTTTACTTTGGAAGCTGGCATGATTCACCTCTCTACAAACTTGAAAATCTTGGCTATGGACATGTTATTCTAGGACCTGCAATCATCATGAATGGAAATAGTACAGTCATAGTAGAACCAAACTGCAGAGCTACAATTACCAAATATGGTAAcatcaaaattgaaattgaagcCCCTCTAAGCACTGCAAAAGTGGCAGAGAAAGCTGCAGATGTAGTTCAACTCTCAATTTTCAATCATAGATTCATGGGAATAGCTGAGCAGATGGGAAGAACACTGCAAAGAACTTCCATATCAACAAATATAAAGGAAAGATTGGATTTCTCTTGTGCCCTTTTTGGACCTGATGGAGGACTAGTTGCCAATGCTCCTCATATACCTGCACATCTCGGAGCTATGTCCACAACAGTTAGTTGGCATCTAAAGTACTGGGGCGAAAATTTGAATGAAGGAGACGTGTTGCTGACCAACCATCCCTGTGCTGGAGGTAGCCATCTCCCTGACATGACTGTGATCACACCTATTTTCCACAATGGGAAGCTTGTGTTCTTTGTGGCGAATAGAGGGCATCATGCAGAAATTGGGGGCATCACTCCTGGCAGCATGCCTCCTTTGTCAAAGTTTATATGGGAAGAAGGTGCTACAATCTTCGCATTCAAGCTTGTGGAAAAAGGAATTttccaagaagaaggaattgTTAAGCTACTCCAGTTCCCGTCGGCTGATGAAGCGCCATATAAGATCCCTGGAACTCGCAGGATTCAAGACAACTTATCCGATCTAAGAGCGCAGATAGCTGCAAACCAAAGAGGAATAAACCTTGTTGGCGAGCTTATTGAGCAGTATGGTCTTGAGACTGTTCAAGATTACATGAATTATGTAAGACTCAATGCAGAAGAGGCAGTGAGGGAAATGCTCAAGTCAATTGTCCCTAGAATTAAGTCTCAGACAGCCATACCTGGTGGTGAGAATAGTAATATTCTGACAGTTGAAGAAGAGGACTACATGGATGATGGTTCTGTTATTCATTTGAAACTTACCATTGATTCTGATAAAGGAGAAGCAGTTTTTGATTTTAGTGGAACAAGTGAGGAAGTTTATGGCAACTGGAATGCTCCAAAAGCTGTGGCAGCTGCAGCCGTAATATATAGCCTCCGCTGCTTGGTGGATGCCGATATTCCTCTCAACCAAGGTTGTCTAGCACCAGTGAAGATTCACATTCCACCAGGATCATTCCTCTCTCCGAGTGACAAGGCTGCAGTGGTTTCTGGCAATGTTCTAACATCACAGCGGCTAACTGATGTTATACTAACTGCATTTCAAGCATGTGCGTGTTCACAAGGCTGCATGAGTAACCTCACTTTTGGTGATGATACTTTTGGTTACTATGAAACAATTGGAGGCGGTGCCGGGGCTGGTCCAACATGGGATGGAACCAGTGGTGTTCATGTTCACATGACAAACTCTCAAATCACTGATGTGGAGATTCTTGAGCAAAGGTATGCTGTGATTGTGCACAAATTTGGAATAAGAGAGAATAGTGGTGGAGATGGATACCACAAAGGAGGTAATGGAATTGTTAGAGAAATAGAGTTCAAGTGTCCAGTTACATTGAGCATTCTCTCTGAGAGGCGTGTTCATGCACCAAGAGGATTGAAAGGTGGGAAAAATGGAGCTCGTGGGGCCAATTTTCTTATCAGGAAAGATAATAGAAAGATTTATATTGGTGGAAAGAACACAGTTCAAGCACAAGCAGGGGACATCATTCAGATTTTAACTCCTGGTGGTGGTGGATGGGGTTTTCCtaagtga
- the LOC112786714 gene encoding uncharacterized protein, producing MELGKVCKGKRKGSRMGMHFHGGTIAFNPDAVLVIRIPEAQVLRILSRSLFLAIVIVSLPFLGTILTGFPSSSSSSSSLFSVSGTRTYSGYLNAGLLNSVVHDLAEEGLFKKDDKALLLSSFHGGFGFGGVAILNNNEVDVVMDSDLEMKKGLFPDESYDFVFTSSEDAEFVDRILKVGGIVALPLAAQPLNAAFREQSNYRIVYLRRYDSIIVALRKTSSATIKLADDSSSSKKRKLCKFGNEEKKMVLEGLEDVLLEPPREVDTKLEYRKSFKYLPNLSGDSLEGYSRRLFIEVGLAEENKGVIQWFEHNYPKKNTEFETRSINADDASAWLSKHVKEEEYVVMKAEAEVVEEMIKKRTVCLVDELFLECKNEWWQKGKRKSSRRRRAYWECLALYGRLRDEGVAVHQWWG from the coding sequence ATGGAGCTCGGTAAGGTGTGTAAGGGTAAGAGGAAAGGGAGCAGGATGGGGATGCATTTTCATGGTGGAACTATTGCTTTCAATCCCGATGCTGTTCTTGTCATTAGGATCCCAGAGGCTCAGGTTTTGCGCATTTTGTCACGATCCTTGTTTTTAGCTATTGTTATTGTGTCTTTGCCTTTCTTGGGAACCATTCTTACGGGATTCCCTTCTTCGAGTTCGAGTTCAAGCTCGTTGTTTTCTGTATCCGGTACCAGAACCTATTCTGGTTATCTCAATGCGGGGCTGCTGAATTCGGTTGTTCATGATTTGGCTGAAGAAGGTCTATTCAAGAAGGATGATAAGGCTCTGCTTTTGAGCTCTTTCCATGGCGGATTTGGATTTGGAGGTGTTGCTATCCTCAATAACAATGAGGTTGATGTGGTCATGGACTCTGATTTGGAAATGAAGAAAGGCTTGTTCCCTGATGAGTCCTATGACTTTGTGTTCACTTCTTCCGAAGACGCCGAGTTTGTCGATAGAATTCTGAAAGTTGGTGGCATTGTGGCTCTTCCATTGGCTGCTCAACCGTTGAATGCAGCTTTCAGAGAACAATCCAATTATAGAATTGTGTACCTTAGGAGATATGATTCCATCATTGTTGCATTGAGGAAGACCAGCTCGGCCACTATTAAGTTGGCTGATGATTCATCTtcttccaaaaagaggaagcTTTGCAAATttggaaatgaagaaaagaaaatggtgTTGGAAGGTCTTGAAGATGTGCTCCTTGAGCCACCTAGAGAGGTTGACACCAAATTGGAGTATAGAAAGAGTTTCAAGTACCTACCTAACTTGTCGGGTGATTCTCTTGAAGGCTATAGTAGAAGACTATTCATTGAAGTAGGCTTGGCTGAGGAAAACAAGGGTGTAATACAATGGTTTGAACATAACTACCCCAAGAAGAACACAGAATTCGAGACTCGTAGTATCAATGCTGATGATGCTTCTGCTTGGTTGTCTAAGCATGTGAAGGAGGAAGAGTATGTTGTGATGAAGGCAGAAGCAGAGGTGGTGGAGGAGATGATAAAGAAAAGGACAGTGTGCTTGGTGGATGAACTCTTCTTGGAGTGTAAGAATGAGTGGTGGCAGAAGGGGAAGAGAAAGAGTAGTCGAAGACGAAGAGCATATTGGGAGTGCTTAGCCTTGTATGGAAGGCTGAGAGATGAGGGTGTTGCAGTTCACCAATGGTGGGGttga